From the Diachasmimorpha longicaudata isolate KC_UGA_2023 chromosome 15, iyDiaLong2, whole genome shotgun sequence genome, the window ACAGATACATATCAATGGTATTTATCTGTATACATCAGTATTTACTGTAAAATAagtaagaatttatttttatattgatgAAAGTGataatcattgaattattcaaaattaataattatttatttcacttcgtaaatttattcatcccaAAATAAGtggtatatttttcttttatttcatgCTGTAAAAATCTGTGCTATTGTTTTGcagctgataaaaaaaagatgataatTCGTTGATTATGTGAATTCAAGCTGTGAAGGATTTCAATAGTCGAGGAAAacgggattttttaattacaccattttttaaattatgttCACTCGATTCAGTGGGttttttcactaaattttGCTCGagtattgattgaaaaattcacagcTTAGTGCCTTCATCATTTATTAACCAATTTTAGGTCTCATTCAAGATCACGATCAAGATCACGTAGCAACAAGCGTTCACGCTCCTCATCGCGCAGTCGTTCACGCAGCAGAAGTGCCAATGACAGACGTGGAAGGTCACGCAGCAAGGGGAGATCCGATTCAAAGGATCGCAGCCCTCGTCGTACGAGGTCAAGATCAGCGTCACGATCTCGCAGcaggtaaataataaatgatagaTGTTGGTTTTTGAGCACAAATTCAAAACATTGAACACTCATTAACTTCATTAGGCCCTTGTTATGAAACTGGGGTTTTTCGATGATTTCATAATTATATTTACGAATAGAGCTTTGATATTAATGAATTATCTTCAGGAAATCAATCAATGGCGACCGCAACGGGGGCTCTTAAGATCTCACTCATCGTATGAAGACGCATTTTCACTAAGAAATTTAGTTCTCGTTCTCGTATTGTTTGAAAGCTTGAAATACAAACTtacctccaattttcatgaattcctttataatttttctctcaattcaCGAATTGTAATCTTTGTCATTGTAACGACGTTAGGGGTTTGTTATTGAACACGAGATCTAAATGAATCAGATGTAATAACTGTAACTGAAGTTCAATAAACAACTTTTGACATGAATCAATAATTGTCTTAAATTCTAAATCGTATAATACCCTAAACAATTTtagcatattttttaatgtaatgatcaaataattatgaaaggAAGAATCTTATGGATTAAGTACTCGCACCATTATATAAAATTACAGCttcaaataacaataatttacaAAGCGATGGATTTATCGTCATGAAActgttaaataattatcactgGTGCCGaagattgaatatttataatatcaATACATATAGGCCTAGAGAAATATGCCCTTTCCGTTAAATTTAAGGGGGGAGGTCCTTCCTCAATAGGCAGTTCAggtaaaaattctcaacgatttCACAATTGTGGGGTCAGTGCAGGTAACCATCTGCCACCTGAATAACTACGGGATTATTCCAAGGGCTGCAAAAAAGGCTATTACCAtttggagtaaaaaaattaattttataaatgttTATCGATTTATAAAAGTTTGAAGCCAATTGACCGAcataacgaaaaagaaaaaatagctTCTGAATCCGTTCCTTGCCGAAATTTTCTCCCGAGAAAGGCCTACTGTCGACGCCACTGCTCCTGCTGCATCGCTTTTTCGTCTTTTCTGTTTCTTCGGCAAGTGGACAACTCAAACATCAGGGAGGGGATAAAAATGCGCAGAGTGGTGAAGAGAGTGAAACTGCCTCGCCAGAGGCCAGATCCGAGAGAGCTGGTTTTCGAGTTGATACAAGTGTAGCAACTAGTTTACAAAGTCGACGCATTTTTCTCACTTGAATCACGTACACCTGTTGCTCTATATACGTGGATATCAGACTCGGGTTTTGGTGTCATATCGCAGGCTAGTGTCTGTTTTAAATTGTTGCACGTGTAGGGAATTGTTGTGTTCGTGGGAAGTACCTCAGTGGACGATTAAAGTTcatttgagaaatttttttcgccaGCGTTCTTACATTGGGCTTCGATCACTCTGGAATTTCTTCGCGAATAAGCGCTCCAGGTCCGAGGTATCAATTCTTATTTGATATAAAGGAGTTTTAGAGCATCATAATATCACAGTGTTaatattattgcaatttttcattcccggCGTCGATTGTTTcgagtaaaaattattgagagaaatttttttagctGATACATTCTCTGTGTAAGTTTGATTTGTTcggttaaataaatattcattactTGAATATTTATCATGAGTGGAGTATGTGTCACCTCTGACGGTGGCAAAAAAGTGACAAATGATCCCGATGACTCGGGGAATTTGGAGCGTCCGGAGGAGCATTTTGGAACTcgagtgaatgaaaataatggaaaaagtgGAAGACAGGATGTCTCCATGTGGGATGAGAGCGAGTATTCGTGCAACGATGAAACAGCGAGTGCTGCTTCATCAGCGAGTTTAGGGAGTCACGAGTCAAATGAGTTCAACGAGTCATCTGGTTACAATTCCCCGGGTAATGAGGGGGATCTAAAGTGTCGGGGTGTAGAGGAGTTGGAGGGGCTCGAGGGACTATCCCTAGATGATGGCCCCATCCGGGCTGGGGGTGGAAACGCGACGGGGACGAACAATGTTGGCTGGGAGGCTGGTGATAATTCCGATAGATTTTACGAGGCTGTGAGAATCGGCGATTGTAGGAGAGTCGAGGAGATGCTGGGAGAGGGGGCTATTGTGGATGTTGATGAGCCTAATTGGAATGTTTCGGGAGATCCACCACTACTGGTGGCCGCCACCAATCATTGTTACGATGTTTTAAGGTAATTCATGGAGTTTATCGaacttgagaattttttttggaaattaatttaactCTAGTAAAAACTTTAAGCCAAAGGTGATTATAGTCACCAGGCTGATATttctaattttatgatttcaagATTATTATTGGCAAAGGGTTGTAACCCAGGTGTCCGTTCCCCCCGAGGTGAAACGGCACTCCATCGTGCAATAATAAATCGAGGTCCATTCAAAGCCCGTAAATTTGTGGAGGAGCTTCTGCGACACGGCTGTTCCCCGGGTGTAAAAGAAGCCGGTGGTGGCTTGACAGCGCTCCACATGCTCACCCGTCAATTGGCCCACGCGTATTCATCGAGGATCTCTCAAGTGGACTTTCAAGAGGCTCTCGAGACCCTCAGTGTTTTGGCAAAGGCTGGGGCTGTCAATGAAAGGGATCACCAGGGGCGAAATGCTTTGCACATATTGGCGTCTTCAATCACATTCGGTAAGACTATCTGAACCTAACGTTTATCTTCATTTAAATTTCGCTGTTttggagagagccagaagaTTTATATGtagatgattaattaattagtcaaTCACTTGATTCATCAAAATTACGACTTCAGCTGAAATTTAATGTTGGTAAAAAATATGTCTTCAGACAACAGCAGAGCCGAAATTGAGTCTGTGATAGGCGCACTGCTCTCAGCGGGGGGTGACCCGTTACAAAAAAACGATCGTGGCGAGACACCGCTGCACGAGGCCCTGGAATTCGGTGCCTTGAATACAGCCGATCTTCTGATACCTCACACACCAACGGGTTTGACGTCTCGATATGGAGAGACCCCCCTGCACATTGCATCGAGGAAAAATTACCTTCAAATTGTGGATAAACTGTTAATGCGAAACGAAAACCCGAGAGCTCAGGACGCAGGTGGCAATACTCCAGTTCATTTAGCTGCTGCCCGGGGCTACCACAACGTTGTCTCCCAGCTGATGACTTCGAATCTCGTACaattggaaattaataatGACGAGGGGCTCACGGCTCTTCAGGTGGCCGCTGAAAGCGGATTTATCGATACTGTCAAAGTTCTAATCGACGCCGGGGCCGATCTCACGTGCATCAAGGGCTCCACCACAATTTATCATCGCCATCCTGATATCTCGATGGTTATAGATAAGGAGAGAACAAAGAGAAAGGAGAATCACACTTGAGAGGCCATTGGAGGATAGAAATGGAATGAATATTTAGCCGAGACATCGATAGCATCAGTGTCTTTGGTAATCGCCGTGGGGTCCTCCTCGATATGTAAAAGATTACTTGTTATTGCGATAGGAGCATTGGATTTCAGTAGTCGAGTGGGAGGCAAGAATGAGCGAACTCAGTACTGCTAGAGCATAACTCATTAAAATTCCAGTGAAGTTTAAAATAGTAAACAGTAAAGTATACGCAatttgggaatattttttcatcgacgAATGTCCTAATTTTTTGGATTTACAATTATTGATAATGTTCAGTGAGTAATTACTCGAAAATTTATAGGTTCCATTCATCTGTTTCTAAAGTaatcataaacaaaaaatactgAACTAAATGATTTTTGTTCCTAAAAATTCCTGGATCGTAATAAAGCCCCAAAACCCCTTCATATAACATCTCcatatatttaataaatgtATAATTCCGAAATCAGgcaaaaattaacgaaatgaTAGTGTATTATCTCTGTTTTCTTTGGTGACTTATGTACAGTTAATAATGTATAAAATAATGTTTCCCTATATCGTGTTACACGTCTACTTATTCTCCTCGAATAATCCATCATCCTCACACTATTAAAATACAACTTGGCATTCTCTATGAATAACGGCTGCATAATGACAGTAAAGAGACACACAATCATTACAAATTTCATTACACACGGCATTACTCATCCTTTTAATGCCTCACTTCTACAATTACGTATTTATGTGCGTTCCCATGATGATTAGGAGTCAATTATTCTCGTAACTAATTATCTCCAGTCCAATATCGGTTCGTGAGAGGAAGCTCCGCCCttcatagaaaaataaaactctTTCTATCGCATCGATTATCTCCAGTTCGATTCTAAATTTCCTCGTACTATCCCTCCTCACGTTTATACTAAATGTATTAACGTCAGCGTAATCATTGTGATAGGATTTTTCATTATCCCTAAATTCCACGATGCAATATTTCTAGGTcactttaaattaattatatttttgcaCTCTCGCGGACGCGttgcattcattttttccctcacatattctcataaatattttattctcaccGGAGTTCAACATTCGTGGCAAATGATATTTCACAGCCATTGGATACAGTACCTGCATTAAAACGCAGATTTTGTTCTTTATCGGCCAATACAAAATACATTGTTGCATCAcacaaatatttacaaatttttatttttattctctcgaCATTATCTCGACGTCGTCACATTCACCAAATTCCTTTCACATCGATTTGCCGCTGTACACTTAAACAAATATTTGCAACTTCTTCTGTACAATATATATTGCCCTTTCTATCCAAATATTACTCTTAATATGtagtaatgaaaaataaatgatagtGATTTCTTTTATGTTCCAAATCATTGAGCCATCATCGTCGTTTCGATTCCACTATGTATAAGGCAGATAGACTAgtttattatgaatttttctttgacaTTAATACTGTCATGGTTGTGATACTCGAGAGAGTGTGGAACATGTCAAGAACGATGAAAACAAGTATATATTCGTATGTtgtgaaaattaaaagaattttagtgtttttgtgaattttcgtGAAAATATCGTAATTCTGTATTCGTTGTTGATATACTCCACAACCTCATTAAATCACGAGGAGTTCTTTTCTTAATGATTAAtgagtatttttattcctGTGCTTCTAGTTTCCTAACGACTTGTCAAAATCTTTTACAAAAAATgtactttttttaaaatatattatggTGAGGGTATTTCTCGTCGATGCATCGTTACATTTACTTTACGAAATTCGTTAGCTTCGTTCTTCAGGCCTGAGCCCAGTTGCTGAGCAATGATCTTCAAAATGTCAAAATTATCTCTTtcctgatttaaaaaattaactgatCGTCATGGTCAGACGAATCGATCGCTGTTTCGTGCATTGATGGATGAAAATTGACAACTGAgtggaaaaaaacaattcgcAAAATAAGAGATCTACATAGACAgctcaatttttctcatatACTTTCCATCGATGTATAacactaattaataatttatatcgtttaaaaattcctccgTATCAGTAtgaatttgtcatttttcgAGCTTTCGATAGTTCTTTGGCATCTGTCAATCAACAGTCTCAATTTAAAACGATTCTTTACATATCTGAAGTTTGGCAActtgtttatatttattatttaatatcaGTTGTACATTAAAGCTCATACGCAGTGACCTATGACCTACATTTAGCTTTTccgtttataattttcatcaatagTCATTTTAACATCTATACACgagattttttcttcagttataTGCGATTACAGGGGCATTGTCTGTTTTCTGTtgctggagagaaaaatcagaagAAGAAGAATCATTTAAGAGATTTTCTCAATTacagataattttattatgaatTGTTCTAAGAAACGAATGTGAGGAGCTTTTGATAGCTGGATTGGACATTTGCTTTgacttgatttttctttcagaaTTGTTCTCTCCCCGCATAATCGATTTAACAGTCCATCCGCTCCTAAAACCATCCCCCACGGATTCCTCGATACAATCAACACTAAAAGCTATTAATTATAACAAGCCAGAACCCATGGCCCATAATAATCTCTACACAGATAGGCCTCGTAGTATAAAATCTCATCCAAAATGTACTTTACATTAATCTCCCCCATAATAATCCCCGCGAATGTGAGAGAAAACATTGAATTGTACCGGAGTACTACAGGCACATGCATTACCATCACCCCTAAATGCAGAATCAACCAAGTCGCATTTAATGTCTAACGATTCAGGAGGCCGTGATCcctcatttatttaatttttcaggaaCCCCAATACCTTCTGCTTTCGTAAGAAAACAAAATAGTTTATAGACTGCCGAAATCATCTTTTAGGCAAAATAGTTCGCATTTCGTGGAAAATTCTCTCAACACaaatcaaaaattattgataatccCATTAATGGAATTGAGATCCACCTCATctagagttaaaaaaaaaatcaaacaatttttaattcactcaCTGATCGATGAGCTCTGCCGCGGTGAAGCAAGATCGTTGATCGTCGAATTATGCCTCGTCTTTCTTGATCCTTCATTGTCATTAACCCCATTAGGATTGACAGAATGTGACAGGGCGGCTGTCTTGTTAAAGTCAATGGTAGCGTAACCCTTTCCCATTTTGCTGGGCGATTCGGGTGGCGAAGGTAGAGCAACGCTGCCACTTGCATTGTCCCCAGTAACCGTGACCGAGACATTATTCTTATCGAGATCCAGGACGGCATAGTTAACTTCTTTTGTAACTTCCCCGGATGGAGTTGTCGGTGGTAATGAGAACTTGTCGGAATTAACTGATATCCTCATGCGCAAGCTTTCGATTTCACCTGGCTCGAGATTTTCGTAGCAGTGACGAGCATCACGATCGTCCCAGGGATAGTTTTCAATTTGTGAAGCGAGGTGAGTGGGGGTTGACAACGCTGGAAGAGTCGGTGGTCTTGACCTGTTGGTCAAACTGtgacaatttcattttttagatAAATATTTGGCCACATTCGATTAAAACTTTTGGTTAAAAATATGTTGCAAGAGAATAAGTGAGAATTTAAAAACCTGTTCAGACCCACATGGATTATCTTAAAGCTCTAGAAATGTCGACATACAAACCTGTTGATTTGTAGAGATTCCGCAACATTATCGACACCTGGGTTGATGTTCATGTAGGCATGACTCACGTTCCCAGTATCAATTTCACAAGTGTCCTCCTTCAGTGGCGTTGATATGGACATACTGTGTGATGGTGACAGTGGACTGGCATCGCTGCTTATGTCTATGTTCATGTAGGATGATACGCTTGGAAGGGGTGGAGGCCGATTGCGAGGGCACTCCTGGGTAGATTGATTTACACCAATTGATTCTGATATCAATCCCGTGCTGGAGGTTGTGCTGCTCATTGTGTAG encodes:
- the LOC135169508 gene encoding fibroblast growth factor receptor substrate 2, producing the protein MGCVNSRADINDLHPNIFQVMNVDDLGNLITPGRLEVTESEIVLYQRGRQAVKWPLRCLRRYGYDSEIFTFESGRRCSTGPGIYAFKCRRADQLFNLVQTNIQDCNNSGEDAISRDLTMPLHTGPTITRMTIPSEPNYLDPTPIRSNSRVSMSTRFPHSQQNGFGRLGSVGSSSGPISPQGTMGSPSPPPLSPMTLPPPPPPPATTTSQSLKLSMSHPPSQSALYVNEEVLSAITLELEHNNNKSRRRTMQRSYTMSSTTSSTGLISESIGVNQSTQECPRNRPPPLPSVSSYMNIDISSDASPLSPSHSMSISTPLKEDTCEIDTGNVSHAYMNINPGVDNVAESLQINSLTNRSRPPTLPALSTPTHLASQIENYPWDDRDARHCYENLEPGEIESLRMRISVNSDKFSLPPTTPSGEVTKEVNYAVLDLDKNNVSVTVTGDNASGSVALPSPPESPSKMGKGYATIDFNKTAALSHSVNPNGVNDNEGSRKTRHNSTINDLASPRQSSSISE
- the LOC135169511 gene encoding serine/threonine-protein phosphatase 6 regulatory ankyrin repeat subunit C-like, which produces MSGVCVTSDGGKKVTNDPDDSGNLERPEEHFGTRVNENNGKSGRQDVSMWDESEYSCNDETASAASSASLGSHESNEFNESSGYNSPGNEGDLKCRGVEELEGLEGLSLDDGPIRAGGGNATGTNNVGWEAGDNSDRFYEAVRIGDCRRVEEMLGEGAIVDVDEPNWNVSGDPPLLVAATNHCYDVLRLLLAKGCNPGVRSPRGETALHRAIINRGPFKARKFVEELLRHGCSPGVKEAGGGLTALHMLTRQLAHAYSSRISQVDFQEALETLSVLAKAGAVNERDHQGRNALHILASSITFDNSRAEIESVIGALLSAGGDPLQKNDRGETPLHEALEFGALNTADLLIPHTPTGLTSRYGETPLHIASRKNYLQIVDKLLMRNENPRAQDAGGNTPVHLAAARGYHNVVSQLMTSNLVQLEINNDEGLTALQVAAESGFIDTVKVLIDAGADLTCIKGSTTIYHRHPDISMVIDKERTKRKENHT